The sequence below is a genomic window from Sinorhizobium terangae.
ACGTCCTCCACCGCGTCGAACGGTACGCAGACGAGGCCATCGTCGTCGCCGAGCATCAGATCGCCCGGCTCGATGATCATTCCGCCAAGGGAGATCGGAACGTTGATCTCGCCCGGTCCGTCCTTGTAGGGGCCGCGGTGGGTGATGCCGGCGGCGAAGACCGGGAAGGTATTGGTCTTGATCCAGCCATAGTCCCTGACAGCGCCATTGATCACGACGCCGGTGACGCCGATCGCCCTTGCATGGGACAGCATGAGCTCGCCGACGAGAGCGTTGGTGAGATCCCCGCCGGCATCGACGACGATGACGTCGCCGGGGCCGGCCATCAGCAGCGCCTTGTGAATCATCAGATTGTCGCCCGGTCGCGTCTTGACCGTGAAGGCGGCGCCGGCAAGCACGCCGGAGGCATGGAGCGGCCTGAGGGCTGCCCCGCCGGCCGTCATGCGGGACATGACGTCGCTGACGTTCGCCACCGGCAGTTCGAGAAACTTTTCGACCATCGTCGCGCTGACGCGACGTCGGCGTTCGAGGATCCTGAATCCGAGTGTCATCTGCCTGTTCCTCCCTCGTTCGCTACGGCTCACATC
It includes:
- a CDS encoding RraA family protein, which codes for MTLGFRILERRRRVSATMVEKFLELPVANVSDVMSRMTAGGAALRPLHASGVLAGAAFTVKTRPGDNLMIHKALLMAGPGDVIVVDAGGDLTNALVGELMLSHARAIGVTGVVINGAVRDYGWIKTNTFPVFAAGITHRGPYKDGPGEINVPISLGGMIIEPGDLMLGDDDGLVCVPFDAVEDVYTKAKAKNEAEAKTLANTLAGKLDPKLWVDESLKKLGCGGV